The following coding sequences lie in one Indicator indicator isolate 239-I01 chromosome 2, UM_Iind_1.1, whole genome shotgun sequence genomic window:
- the TMEM30A gene encoding cell cycle control protein 50A isoform X1, with protein sequence MAVNYSAKEEADGHPSGGGGGAVKTRKPDNTAFKQQRLPAWQPILTAGTVLPAFFIIGLIFIPIGIGIYVTSNNIREYEIDYTGTEPSSPCNKCLNVSWDSSAPCTCTINFTLEHSFESNVFMYYGLSNFYQNHRRYVKSRDDSQLNGDNSSLLNPSKECEPYRTNEDKPIAPCGAIANSMFNDTLELYRIENETRVDIPLIKKGIAWWTDKNVKFRNPTGDGNNLTALFQGTTKPVNWPKPVYMLDSEPDNNGFINEDFIVWMRTAALPTFRKLYRLIERKDNLEPTLQAGNYSLVITYNYPVHSFDGRKRMILSTISWMGGKNPFLGIAYITVGSICFFLGVVLLIIHHKYGNRNTSADIPN encoded by the exons ATGGCGGTGAACTACAGCGCGAAGGAGGAGGCGGACGGACATCCCTCGGGCG gcggcggcggggccgtgAAGACCCGCAAGCCCGATAATACGGCGTTCAAGCAGCAGCGGCTGCCGGCCTGGCAGCCCATCCTGACGGCGGGCACGGTGCTGCCGGCCTTCTTCATCATCGGCCTCATCTTCATCCCCATCGGCATCGGCATCTACGTCACCTCCAACAACATCCGCGAGTACGAG ATTGACTATACAGGAACAGAGCCTTCCAGTCCTTGCAACAAATGTTTAAATGTGTCCTGGGACAGCTCAGCACCTTGTACTTGCACCATCAATTTCACACTGGAACATTCATTTGAG AGCAATGTGTTCATGTATTATGGACTGTCTAACTTCTATCAAAACCATCGCCGTTACGTGAAGTCTCGAGACGACAGCCAGCTCAACGGAGATAACAGCTCTCTGCTT AACCCAAGTAAGGAATGTGAGCCTTACCGCACAAATGAGGACaagcccattgctccttgtggaGCCATTGCCAACAGCATGTTTAATG ATACCCTGGAATTATATCGCATCGAAAACGAGACAAGGGTGGATATTCCTCTGATTAAAAAAGGCATTGCCTGGTGGACAGATAAAAATGTGAAGTTCAGGAATCCTACAGGAGATGGAAATAACTTAACTGCACTTTTCCAag GCACAACAAAGCCTGTGAACTGGCCCAAGCCAGTGTACATGCTGGACTCAGAGCCTGACAACAACGGCTTCATCAATGAGGACTTCATCGTCTGGATGcgcactgctgctctgcccacctTCCGCAAGCTCTATCGCCTCATCGAGAGGAAGGACAACCTGGAGCCTACCTTACAGGCTGGAAACTATTCTTTGGTTATTACATACA ATTATCCTGTACACAGCTTTGATGGCCGAAAAAGAATGATCTTAAGCACCATCTCGTGGATGGGAGGCAAAAATCCCTTTCTGGGAATCGCTTACATCACCGTTGGCTCCATCTGCTTCTTCTTGGGGGTTGTGTTGCTGATCATCCACCACAAATATGGCAACCGCAACACCAGCGCGGACATTCCCAACTAG
- the TMEM30A gene encoding cell cycle control protein 50A isoform X2, with product MAVNYSAKEEADGHPSGGGGGAVKTRKPDNTAFKQQRLPAWQPILTAGTVLPAFFIIGLIFIPIGIGIYVTSNNIREYESNVFMYYGLSNFYQNHRRYVKSRDDSQLNGDNSSLLNPSKECEPYRTNEDKPIAPCGAIANSMFNDTLELYRIENETRVDIPLIKKGIAWWTDKNVKFRNPTGDGNNLTALFQGTTKPVNWPKPVYMLDSEPDNNGFINEDFIVWMRTAALPTFRKLYRLIERKDNLEPTLQAGNYSLVITYNYPVHSFDGRKRMILSTISWMGGKNPFLGIAYITVGSICFFLGVVLLIIHHKYGNRNTSADIPN from the exons ATGGCGGTGAACTACAGCGCGAAGGAGGAGGCGGACGGACATCCCTCGGGCG gcggcggcggggccgtgAAGACCCGCAAGCCCGATAATACGGCGTTCAAGCAGCAGCGGCTGCCGGCCTGGCAGCCCATCCTGACGGCGGGCACGGTGCTGCCGGCCTTCTTCATCATCGGCCTCATCTTCATCCCCATCGGCATCGGCATCTACGTCACCTCCAACAACATCCGCGAGTACGAG AGCAATGTGTTCATGTATTATGGACTGTCTAACTTCTATCAAAACCATCGCCGTTACGTGAAGTCTCGAGACGACAGCCAGCTCAACGGAGATAACAGCTCTCTGCTT AACCCAAGTAAGGAATGTGAGCCTTACCGCACAAATGAGGACaagcccattgctccttgtggaGCCATTGCCAACAGCATGTTTAATG ATACCCTGGAATTATATCGCATCGAAAACGAGACAAGGGTGGATATTCCTCTGATTAAAAAAGGCATTGCCTGGTGGACAGATAAAAATGTGAAGTTCAGGAATCCTACAGGAGATGGAAATAACTTAACTGCACTTTTCCAag GCACAACAAAGCCTGTGAACTGGCCCAAGCCAGTGTACATGCTGGACTCAGAGCCTGACAACAACGGCTTCATCAATGAGGACTTCATCGTCTGGATGcgcactgctgctctgcccacctTCCGCAAGCTCTATCGCCTCATCGAGAGGAAGGACAACCTGGAGCCTACCTTACAGGCTGGAAACTATTCTTTGGTTATTACATACA ATTATCCTGTACACAGCTTTGATGGCCGAAAAAGAATGATCTTAAGCACCATCTCGTGGATGGGAGGCAAAAATCCCTTTCTGGGAATCGCTTACATCACCGTTGGCTCCATCTGCTTCTTCTTGGGGGTTGTGTTGCTGATCATCCACCACAAATATGGCAACCGCAACACCAGCGCGGACATTCCCAACTAG